In Sorghum bicolor cultivar BTx623 chromosome 8, Sorghum_bicolor_NCBIv3, whole genome shotgun sequence, one genomic interval encodes:
- the LOC8066351 gene encoding calmodulin-binding protein 60 C, which produces MPPPLVLSAAVQASTTVGVSMPKGTPIGVAAKKKGAAPSATGCIVKQKAPAATNGGQPPLSPTSPTAAAQKVQNHHPQYSLGNLESFQEQIEGLRHEVVAISIYSLTRNISFLLLCDEMKLEANQEHIAANGSKNMRLCFLNGLEPPVYTDENLTSQNHAAIKVAMLEGDKVVTSGALSEAKIEILVLRGDFSNKCQDNWTEDEFDKHVMQGRDGHDLVLGTVWLTNGMVELSQIRFREGSCRKNVIMAARVCKSEKTSGRVQEAIMKPVKVLDRRNKPNEKSHPPRLDDRLYRLEGIARDGVYHKRLQKVQIHNVEGFLKTLNEDSNKLRAILKMENQQNAWSKLTGHARQCVLEYRQELKRYHSKEGNVVLFFNCVHELVGAAFPHEYVACQRFNTAQKALVNKWRLHAYEKLEDISPDFTKEFNCMVSIK; this is translated from the exons ATGCCTCCGCCGCTCGTCCTGTCAGCTGCCGTGCAAGCCAGTACCACAGTAGGTGTTTCTATGCCGAAGGGCACCCCTATTGGTgtggcggccaagaagaagggaGCGGCACCTTCTGCCACGGGATGCATCGTCAAGCAAAAGGCACCTGCTGCAACTAATGGTGGTCAGCCTCCCCTGTCTCCGACGAGTCCGACTGCTGCTGCTCAAAAAGTTCAAAACCACCACCCCCAATACTCCCTTGG CAATCTGGAGAGTTTTCAGGAGCAGATCGAGGGTCTCCGCCATGAAGTG GTTGCCATTTCCATATACAGTTTAACAAGAAACATCAGTTTCTTGTTGCTATGTGATGAAATGAA ACTAGAGGCAAATCAGGAGCATATTGCTGCTAATGGATCCAAAAACATGCGACTGTGTTTCCTGAATGGTTTGGAGCCACCTGTTTACACGGATGAGAATTTAACATCTCAGAACCATGCAGCTATCAAAGTTGCCATGCTTGAAGGTGACAAGGTGGTAACGTCTGGTGCGCTTTCGGAAGCAAAAATTGAGATCCTGGTTCTCCGTGGAGATTTCTCCAACAAATGCCAGGACAATTGGACTGAAGACGAGTTTGACAAGCATGTAATGCAAGGTCGGGATGGGCACGATCTTGTGCTGGGGACTGTATGGTTGACCAATGGAATGGTTGAACTTAGCCAGATCCGTTTCAGGGAAGGATCATGCAGGAAAAACGTCATCATGGCAGCAAGAGTTTGCAAGAGCGAAAAGACTTCTGGTCGGGTTCAGGAAGCCATCATGAAGCCTGTGAAAGTTCTCGACCGCAGAAACAAAC cAAATGAGAAGAGCCACCCTCCAAGACTAGACGATAGACTATATCGCTTAGAGGGGATTGCCAGGGATGGAGTTTACCACAAGAGGCTTCAGAAGGTGCAAATCCATAACGTGGAGGGCTTCTTGAAAACTTTGAATGAGGACTCCAACAAGCTTCGTGCG ATCCTCAAGATGGAAAATCAGCAAAATGCTTGGTCAAAACTGACTGGGCATGCTAGGCAGTGTGTTCTCGAATATCGGCAAGAACTCAAACGATACCACAGTAAAGAGGGCAATGTTGTGCTTTTCTTTAATTGCGTGCATGAGCTTGTCGGAGCAGCATTCCCACATGAGTATGTTGCATGCCAAAGATTTAACACAGCTCAGAAG GCTTTAGTGAACAAGTGGAGATTGCATGCATATGAAAAATTGGAGGACATTTCACCAGATTTT ACCAAGGAATTCAACTGCATGGTCAGCATCAAGTAA